In the Desulfuromonas sp. DDH964 genome, AACCACCTTGATGCCGGTTTCGAAGGCCTCGACCTTGGTCGACTGATCGACAAACTCGGGGGTCGGACGATGAATTTCCCACTCCTGCTCGTTGCCGACCGGACCCATCTCGTCGACCGGCTCGCCGATGACGTTAAGAATGCGGCCGAGGGTCTTGCGACCGACCGGCATGACGATCTGCTTGCCGGTGTCGATTACCTCCTGGCCGCGAACCAGGCCGTCGGTGGAATCCATGGCGATGGCGCGAACGGTATTCTCGCCCAGGTGCTGGGCGACTTCCACCACCAGGTTGCCTTCCCCGGGACCGAGGGCCGGGTTGGTGATCTTCAGGGCGTAGTAGATCTCGGGGAGCTTGCCGGCTTCGAACTCCACGTCGATAACGGGTCCGATAACCTGGGTGATTTTGCCTTTATTCATGGTGAACCGTCCTCCTTTTTCCACCCGCGTCAGGTGTAAAACGTTTATTTGCTGAAGTTATTTAATCGATTCGGCACCGGAAATGATTTCCATCAGCTCCTTGGTGATTGCGGCCTGGCGCGCCCGGTTGTATTGCAGGGTCAGCTTGCCGATCATCTCGGAGGCATTCTTGCTGGCGCTGTCCATGGCGCTCATGCGCGCCCCGTGCTCGGACGCCACCGACTCGAGCAGGCCGCGGAAGATCTGTACCTCGATGTGCTTGGGCAGAATCTGGTCGAGAACCTCGCCACGGCTCGGCTCGTAGATGTAATCGACCACCTGCTCATTCGCCTCCACCACCTTGGGGACGATCGGCAGGAGCTGGTCGATGGTCACGTCCTGGGAAATGGCGCTGCGGAAGGCGTTGAAGACAAAAAAGACCGCATCGTAGCTGCCGGCAACGTACTGGTCGATGATCTCCTGCCCGATCAGGGCGGCGGTACTGTAGGAGATGCTGCCGGTCAGGTTTTCATGGACCTTGGTGATGGTAAGACCAGCCCGGCTCTTCAGGTACTCGCGCCCCTTGCGGCCGACGATCACCAGGTCGTAGCCTTCGTATCCGGCCTCGTTGCTCTTGATGAAACGCTCGGCAGCCTTGCTGACGTTGCCGTTGAAGCCGCCGCAGAGACCGCGGTCGGCGGTCAAGAGCAGCACCAGCGCCCGTCCCTTGCCACGCTCCATCAACAGCGGGTGCCCATCGGCATCCTCCCGCATGGCGAGGCTGGAAAGAACATCCTGCATCTTTTTGGCGTAGGGACGGGCGGCGACCACCGCCTCCTGGGCCCGCCGCAACTTGGCGGCGGAGACCATCTTCATCGCCTTGGTGATCTGCCGGGTGTTCTTGACCGAGGTGATGCGCTTTTTTATATCCTTCAGATTAGCCATCTGTTCAAACCCTTTGCGTGCGTTTGATTAAGCCGCGAACTGTCCCTTGAATTCCTCCAGGGCGGATTTGATACGGCCTTCAAGGTCGGCATCGATCGCCATCTTCGCCTTCAGGTCGCTGAGCAACTGACCGTGCTTACTGTCGATGAAGGTCATCAGTTCGGCCTCGTAACGACCGATGGCGCTGATCGGGTACTGGTCGATGAAGCCGTTGTTGGCGGCGTAGATGACCATGACCTGGCGCTCCACCGGCAGCGGTTTGTACTGCCCCTGCTTGAGGATTTCGACCAGGCGGGCGCCGCGGTTGAGCTGGCGCTGGGTGGCGGCGTCAAGGTCGGAACCGAACTGGGCGAAAGCGGCCATCTCGCGATACTGGGCGAGGGCGAGCCGCAGGGTGCCAGCGACCTGCTTCATCGCCTTGACCTGGGCGCTGCCGCCGACGCGGGAGACCGAGAGGCCGACGTTGATCGCCGGACGCACGCCCGAGTAAAAGAGGTCGGTTTCGAGGAAGATCTGGCCGTCGGTGATCGAGATGACGTTGGTCGGGATGTAGGCCGAGACGTCACCGGCCTGGGTCTCGATGATCGGCAGCGCGGTCAGGGAGCCGGCGCCAAGGTCGTCGTTGAGCTTGGCGGCACGCTCGAGAAGCCGGCTGTGGAGGTAAAAGACGTCGCCGGGGAAGGCCTCGCGTCCCGGCGGACGCCGCAGCAGCAGGGAGAGCTGGCGGTAGGCGACGGCCTGCTTGGAAAGGTCATCGTAGATGATCAGGGCGTGCTTGCCGTTGTCGCGAAAGAACTCGCCCATGGTGACGCCGGTGTAAGGAGCGATGAACTGCAGCGGAGCCGGGTCGGAAGCGGTCGCGGCAACGACAATGGTGTAATCCATGGCGCCGTGCTGCTTGAGCTTGTCGACGACCTGGGCGACGGTCGAACGCTTCTGACCGATGGCGACGTAGATACAGACGACGCCGTTCCCCTTCTGGTTGATGATGGTATCGACGGCAACGGCGGTCTTGCCGGTCTGGCGGTCGCCGATGATCAGTTCGCGCTGGCCGCGGCCGATCGGCACCATGGCATCGATTGCCTTCAGTCCGGTCTGCATCGGTTCGTGAACCGACTTACGGGCAACGATGCCGGGAGCCTTGATTTCAACCTGGCGGAAATCATTGCTCTTGATATCGCCGAGCCCGTCAATCGGAATACCGATGCCGTCGACGACGCGACCGACGAGGGCGTCGCCGACCGGGACCTGGACGATCCGTTCGGTGCGCTTGACGGTATCGCCCTCCTTGATGTGGTGAGCTTCACCGAGGATCGCGGCACCGACATTGTCCTCCTCAAGATTGAGGACCATGCCCATGATGTTGCCCGGAAACTCGAGGAGTTCGCCGGCCATCGCCTTGTCGAGGCCATGGATACGGGCAATACCGTCACCGACGGAAATGATCGTTCCGGTCTCGCTGACTTCGACTTCGCGACCGAAATTCTCGATCTGCTTCTTGATAATTGCGCTGATTTCTTCGGCTCTGATTTCCATAAGACCTTCTCACCCCTTCTTTAAGGTATCTTCAATTCGATTCAGCTGAGTCCTGAGGCTGCCGTCAAAGAGCCGGCCGCCGATTTCTGCCTGAAGGCCTCCGAGGAGGGAACTGTCGACCGCCACCGTCAGCTCGACCTGCTTGCCGGTCTGCTGCTGCAGCGATTTGCCGATGGCCTGGCGTTGCTCCGCGCTGAGGCTCGCTGCTGCCGTCACCCGGGCCCGTACGATGCCGGACAATTCATCGGCCAGGGCACGGTAATCACCGGTAATCAACGCCAGGTACTGCAGCCGGTCTTTTTCCAGGAGCAGGCCGAGAAAGTTTTTCACGGTTGCCGTGGGTTGCAGACTCGCGAGCAGATCCTCGAGGATCGCCGTCTTCCGGTCCATGGGAAAGGAGGGGCTTTCAAGGATCAGCCGCAGCCGATCCTCCCGGGCCAACAGGGCGTTGAACTGCCCCAGCTCCTCGCCAAAACGTTCGATCTGGTTCTGCTCAGAGGCAAGCCGGACCATCGCCTTGGCGTACCTGCGGGAAATCGCACTGACGCTCAATGGAGTTCTCCTACCTTTTGCATGTATTCATTGACCAGGCGGTCCTGATCCTGCGCAGAGAAGCTTTTTTTCAACAGGTCCTCGGCGATCGCCACGGCCATCTGCGCGGCTTCGCGCTGCAGCTCAACCCGGGCCCGCGCGACTTCGTGGGCCGCACTCCGCTTGGCTTCGGCCTTGATCTTTTCCGCCATCTCCTGGGCGTTGGCGACGATCCGCTTGCTCTCCAGCTCGCCTTCACGGCGAATTTCGGCATAGATGGCATCAACCTCGCCGGCGGCCTTGGCCAGCTTCTGGTCGTATTCGGCGAAGCGTGCTTCGGCCTCCTGACGTGCCTGCTCGGCCTCGGCGAGGGCCTTTTCAATCCCCTCGCGGCGCCCGGCAAGCCCCTTGCGCAACGGCTTGGTGACAAAATAGAGGAGCAGGCCGAGAGTAATCGCGAAGTTCAGACAGCGATAGAGGAAATCCTTCAGCAATACCCCACCGTCTACGTGGTGTCCTTCACCCCCGGCGGCCAGGGCGACGCTCGCGGCGGCCACAACCAGGACGGCAGCGAGTGTGGCAATCATGCCCTTGCGTGGCAGCAGACTTTTCACAGTGCCCTCCCCAGAACCTTGCCGGCAATCATGCCTGCCAGGCTATCGGTTTCCTTTTTCAGGGCCGAACGCGCTGCAGCCGCCTCGGTCGCGACCTGGCCCTTGATCTGTTGCAGATGAGCATTGGCCTCTTCGTGCGCGGCGCCGAGAATCTTGGCCTCCTGGCCTGCTGCCTGCTTCTTCAACTGGGCCTTTTCCTGCGCCCCTTTCAGCTTGGCTTCCTGCAACTGCTCCTGGTAGGCCGCCATCTTTGCATCGATCTGCCCGGCAAGTTCCTTGGCCTTGGCGTGGTTCCCCTCGATAGCCTCCCGGCGCTTGGCAAGGATGGCGCGCAGGGGCCGATAGAGGATGATGTTCAGAACAAACATCAACACCACAAAGTTGAAGAACTGCAGTAAGATAGTCCAGTCAATATTGATCACTACGACACCTCTCGCCAAACCGGCCTTCGGCCTTCGGTATACTGTATACAGCCGTCCCGGGGGTTAAAAATGCCCCAGAAGGGCAAAACAGGAGATAGCTAACATACGAACAGGGTGAAGTCAAGGTCTTTTGTGCCCACAGCGGGGTCACGGCCGGCCATTGGGGACCTGGTTCCAGATCACTTTTTGAGTGCGACCGCTTGCCCCTTTGCGCCATCTGCGCCCCCATCCGGGGTCTTCATCACCAGGGTGGAATTGAGCAGGACCCCCTCCTCCACCACCAGGACCGGGGTTTCTATATTCCCCTCGACCCGCGCCGGAGAGCGGAGCTCGACCCGCTGGCTGGCCTTGATGTTCCCCTTGAAGCTGCCACTCAGTATCAGGGTGCCGACGGTCACTTCCGCCTGAACATCGGCCGATTCGCCGACAATCAACGTGTCCCGCGAATTGATCTCGCCGCGGAAGGTTCCGTCGAGACGAACAATCTCGTTGAACAGCAGCTTGCCCTCAAACTGACTTCCAGGGCCAAGAAACGCTTTAATTTCGCTCTTCTCTATCGATTCTTTACGCATAATCCCCTTGCCCTTGTTGGTCCACATGGAGAGATGTCCCGCCGTAACGGCCGATCAGGAAATTTTCAGAACTTCGAGTAAGCGGTCAAGGTCGGTCGGGTTGAAATAGCTGATTTCGATCTTCCCGCCCTTTCCCCGCGGAATGATCTTCACCTGGGTTCCGAGGGCCCGCTTCAATTCGCCGGCAAGATGAACCAGCTGCGGGTCAGGAGAGGTCTCCTTGGCTTTGGGGCGCCCGCCGGCAACGATACTCTTGATGCGCTTGACCAGGGCCTCAGTTTCCCTGACCGAGAGGTGCTTATGCACCACCTGCTGCCGGGCCTCAAGGAGATCCTCCTCCTCTTCCAGCGAGAGGAGGGCGCGGGCATGTCCCATCGACATGCGGTTGGCGAGGACATCTTCCCGCACCACGTCGGGAAGTCGCAACAGGCGCAAGGCGTTGGCGACGGTGGAGCGATCCTTGCCGACCCGCTTGGCGACCTCCTCCTGGGAGAGGTCGAAACTTTCAATCAGGTTCCGGTAGGCCTCGGCTTCCTCGATCGGGTTGAGGTCCTCCCGCTGGATATTTTCGATCAGGGCCACTTCCAGCGCCCAGTCTTCGGAAACATCCTGGATGACCACCGGGATCTCCCGCAGTCCGGCCTTCTGGGCAGCACGCCAACGGCGTTCACCGGCGATAATCTGGTAATGGTCGCCGAGCTGGCGAACCACAAGGGGCTGAATGACCCCCTTTTCCCGGATCGAAGCAACCAGTTCGGCCATCTTGCCGTCATCAAAGGTCTTGCGGGGCTGCCTGCTGTGCGGCTTGAGTTCCTCGATCGGGCAGAGAAAGTACTTCCGCCCCCCTTCATGGGAAGCAGAGCTGAGCAGGGCGCCGATCCCTTTGCCGAGCGCCGGTCGTTTAGCCATGAGATTTCCCCGTTTCGATAATTTCCCGCGCCAGCTCCAGATAGGCGGTTGCGCCGCGGGAGCTGATATCGTAAAGCAGGACCGGCAGGCCGTGGCTTGGCGCCTCGGAGAGACGGACATTGCGCGGGATAACGCTTTTCAAAACCTGATCCTCGAAGTGCCGACGGATTTCTTCGCTGACCTGATGCGAGAGGTTGTTGCGGCTGTCGAACATGGTCAGTACGATACCGCGGATTTGGAGCCCCTGGTTGAGCTCCTTCTGAATCAGGCGAATGGTCTGCATCAACTGACTCAGACCCTCCATCGCGTAGAATTCGCATTGCAACGGAATCAGTACCGCATCGGCCGCGGTCAATGCATTGACCGTCAAGAGACCCAGCGAAGGGGGACAATCGATGATCAGGTAGTCGTAGTCATCACGGACTTCAGAGAGAACACTCTTGAGTTTCTGTTCCCGGGCCAGGGCGCTGACCAGCTCGATTTCGGCGCCAATCAGGTCGGTGTTGGCGGGCAGAATATCGAGGCAAGGCAATTTGCTATGGATCAGCACATCGCGGGCACTCGCCTCACCGAGCAGGGCGTTGTAGATGGTCAATTCCTGAGACTGCTTATCGACACCGAGACCACTGCTGGCATTCGCCTGGGGATCCATGTCAATCAACAGCGTCCGCTTTTCGGCGGCGGCCAGGGAGGCGGCCAGATTGACCGAAGTCGTTGTCTTTCCGACCCCCCCTTTTTGATTCGCAATGGCAAGAATCTGGCCCAACGCTCTACCTCTTATCGGACGCGAACCTCTCTCGGAAGCAGGCCGCGGGATACCACCAGGAGGTCCCGGCGGGTTCAGATCTGGGGATTTCTTTGCGACGGAACCGCTTGGACAGCGGGGCCCAAGATTACCATAAACCCCCTGGCCCGCAAAGCAAAAAGCCCCCAAAAACATTCTAATATCGGGGAGTTCTAGAGAATTTCCAGATTTTGGGGTGGGAGTTCAACCGCACGCCATATCTTGTGGTCAAAAGCGCCCAAGCACGATCACGGTTCGTCGAGCGCCACTCACCGGCAAGGTCAACATGCGACATTCGATGGGAACCAGGCCAAGCTCCGCCAGAACCGGTTCAGCCTGCCGCAACTCACCTTCACCCTCGGCCCCCTTCATGGCAATTATTCTGCCATCCCGGGCAAGGCAGGGGAGGGCGAGGCGCACAAACTGCTCCAGGGAGGTAAAGGCCCGGGAGACGACCCGATCGAAACCCGCCCCCAGATCGCTCCGCTGCGGCACTTCCTCGGCTCGACCATGCCAGGCGACAAAACCGTCGAGACCCAACTGCCGCACCAGGTGACGCTGAAAAGTTATCTTCTTCAGAACGGCATCGACCGAGAGGACCCGCAACCCTGGCGCGGCCAAACGCAGTGGCAGGCCCGGGAATCCCCCGCCCGAGCCCAGATCGAGAAGGCGGCCAGTCTGGTCGATATCCCCCAGGATGGTCAGGGAATCAACCAGGTGCTTCTCCAGCGCCTCCTCCGGATCGGTAATTGCCGTAAGGTTCACCCGTGCCGTCCAGCGCAACAGTTCTTCCTGGAGGCGCAACAGATCTGCCCGTACCGGAAGCGGCAAAACCACCCCGACCCCCAACAGGGATCGCTCCAGCAGTTGCGTCAAATCCACGACTAACCCCGCCGTAACAGTACGGACAAGATCGCTATTGCCGCCGGAGTCACCCCCTGAATCCGTGCTGCCTGCCCCAGACTCAACGGACGCACCGCCTCGAGTTTCTCCTGGATCTCCGTGGACAGCCCGGGAACCCCGCGGTAGGCGAAGCCGGCTGGAATCTGCACATCCTCGGTCCGCCGGAAACGCTCCACCTGGTCAACCTGCCTGCGAATATAACCCGCATACTTGACTCCGATTTCGAGCGCCTCCAAAAGCCCCGGGTCGAGGCCCGCCAGTTCGTCATCCAGAAAGAGCAGATCCTCGATATGGATATGGGGACGGCGCAACAACTCTTCCAGGGTGAGAGCATTATGCAGGCCTTCCACGGCGAGGCGTGCGGCCGCTGCCTGGTCCCCCGGTGTCAAGCGCTGGCTGCTCAAACGGACCCGGCCTGCCGCCAAGGCATCCTGACGCGCGACAAAGCGTTGCCAACGGCGGTCGCCGATCAGCCCGATGCGCCGTCCGATCGGCGTGAGTCGCTGGTCAGCGTTATCTTCCCGCAACAACAGGCGATACTCCGCCCGCGAGGTGAACATCCGGTAGGGCTCCCTGGTCCCCAGGGTGACCAGGTCATCAACCATCACCCCCAGATAGCCCTCATCGCGGCCAATAACCAGTGGCGCTTCCCCCCGGGCCCGCAAGGCCGCGTTGATACCGGCGAGCAATCCCTGTGCAGCTGCCTCCTCATAGCCCGATGTCCCGTTGATCTGGCCAGCATGGTAAAGGTTTTCGATCGCTTTCGTTTCCAGGGTCGGCTGCAACTGGCCAGGGTCAACGAAATCATACTCGATCGCGTAGCCAGGGCGCATGATTTCGACCTGCTCGAGACCAGGAATCGAACGCAGGAATGCCTGCTGGATATCGACCGGCAGGGATGTCGATACGCCGTTGGGGTAGACCTCAGCACAGTCGAGGCCTTCCGGCTCCAGGAAAATCTGATGCCGCTCCTTCTCAGGGAAACGCACGACCTTGTCCTCGATCGAAGGACAATAGCGCGGACCAACCCCCTCGATGACCCCACTGTAGAGGGGGGAACGATCGAGCCCAGCGCGGATCAGGTCATGGGTCTGCGCACTGGTCCAGGTAACGTGGCAGGGGACCTGGGGGAGCTGAATCCGCTCCGTGTCGACGGAAAAGGGGCGCGGGGGAGAATCTCCCGGTTGGGCCTCAAGGCGCGCGAAGTCGATAGTGTGACGATCGAGGCGTGCCGGTGTCCCGGTCTTCAGACGACCGACCGTCAATCCCAAGACCCGCAAGTCATCGGACAACCCCTCCGAAGGAGGCTCCCCTGCGCGTCCACCGGGATAATGGTTGAGGCCGACATGAATCAGGCCGCGCATAAAGGTTCCCGTGGTCAGAACCACGGTCCGGCCGGCAAACACCACCCCGTCGCGCGTCTCTACTCCCACTACCCGGCCCGCCTCGACCAGCAACCGGACCACCGCTCCCTGCTTCAGGTCGAGACCTTCCTGGGATTCGACCACCCGCTTCATCTGGGCCGCATACCGATGGCGGTCCGCCTGGGCCCGGGAGGCGCGCACCGCTGGCCCCTTCCGGGTATTCAAGGTTCGAAACTGAATCCCCGTCGCATCAATAACCCGGGCCATCTCCCCACCCAGAGCATCGATTTCACGCACCAGGTGCCCCTTGGCGAGGCCACCAATTGCTGGGTTACAGGACATCTGCGCGACCGCATCAAGCCCCAAATTCAGCAACAGCGTACGACACCCCATACGTGCCGCCGCCAACGCCGCCTCACAACCAGCATGACCGGCACCGACGACAATCACCTGATAGTCTTGACCCAAGGTGGATACTAGGCGCACAAAACGATCTCCCCAAAAGGATCCTGTTTCACGTGAAACACGACCCTACTTGCCGACACAAAACCTGGAAAAGATAACTGCCAGAACCTCTTCCGGGGTGGTTTCCCCGGTAATCTCGCCGAGCGCAGAGAGGGCCTCCCGAAGTTCAAGCGCAAGGAGCTCAGGATCATGGGAGTGGGATACCCCCTCCAGAAAAGCCTCAAGCCCACGCTGACACCGAACCAGAGCCTCGCGGTGGCGCCGGTCGGATAGAAGCACACCCCCCTCGACATCAATACCTCGTGGCCCGCCGACTATTCCAACAATACGGGATCCCAGCTCATCAAGTCCAGCCCCGGTGTGGGAAGAGACAACGACGGCAGGGAGCTCGCGCCAGGGGGGAGCGAGGGGGAGGGTCCCCAGGTCAGCCTTGTTGACAACCAGGAGAACCGGCTTTCCGGAGCACGCTTCAAGGGACTTTAAATCATCCCCCCCCCGAGGTTGGCTCCCGTCAACGACGACAAGCACAAGGTCGGCGCCGCGAATCTTGGCAAGGGTGCGCCGGACCCCCTCCACCTCGACCGGGTCCTCACTCTCCCGGATCCCGGCGGTATCAATAACCCGGAGCGGAAACCCACCGATGACCAGGGGTTCTTCGATCGTATCCCGGGTGGTCCCGGGGATATCGGTGACAATGGCGCGGCTCTCCCCGAGGAGGGCGTTCAGCAGGGAACTCTTGCCGACATTGGGAGGACCGAGAATCAACAGGGAAAGCCCCTCCTTTAAGGCTCGACCGGCGGCAAATCCCTTTAACATTTCACCCATCTCCCTGGCCACGGAGGTCGCCCCTTCTTCAAGGCGCTGCAGGGAGGGGAGGGGAATGTCTTCCTCCGGGAAATCGATCAAGGTCTCCGTTTCGGCGAGGAGTCCGAGGAGGATTTGGCGAAATTTGAAAAGCTGCCGGGAAAGTTCCCCATCCAGTTGTCGCAGGGCGAGGGTCCCGGCAGCGGCTGACTGCGCCTTGATGAGGTCGATAACGGCCTCGGCGCGCGTCAGATCAAGGCGACCGTTGAGAAAGGCACGAAAGGTGAACTCGCCAGGCTGGGCGAGGCGGGCGCCACCGTCCACCAGCAGGTCGAGGATCCGTCCGACCAGGATGGGTCCACCATGACAGTGGATCTCGGCCACATCTTCCCGGGTAAAGGTGCGCGGAGCACGCATCAGGACGGCCAGGACCTCGTCGACCGGTTCTCCATCCAGATCGAAAATGTGACCATGATAGAGATGATGGGAAGAGAAGGGACAGTTGTTGCCGGATGGAACGAAGAAGCGGCGCAGAAGGGTTTCAGCGTCACTACCGGAAAGACGAATAATAGCCACCCCCCCCTCGCCAGGAGGGGTGGCCGGACCGACAATCGTATCTCCACCGCGCTTAAGCATGGGTCCCTGCCCGAATCACTCCGTTCAGCCGAAGACTGCGGGTGTTAATCCAGGAACACCCTCGAAAACCGAAACGGGATTCAAGCCGCAGGTTTACGATTGATAAAGTATTGCTGAAGAATGGTGAGGAGGTTGTTTACCAGCCAGTAGATAACCAGACCCGAGGGGAAATTCAAAAAGAGGAAGGTAAAAACCACCGGCATCAACATGAAAATCTTGGCCTGGGTCGGATCCATGGTACTGGGGCTCATCTTTTGCTGAACAAACATGGTTACCCCCATAATCAGCGGGGTAATGTAGTAGGGATCCTTGGCGGAGAGATCGGTCAGCCAAAAACCGAATTCGGCATGCCGAAGTTCGATAGAGGAGAGTAAAACCTTATAAAGAGCAAAGAATACGGGTATCTGGACCAGCATCGGGAGACACCCACCGAGAGGGTTGACCCGGTGTGTCTTATAGAGTTCCATCATCTCGCGATTAAGGCGTTCTTTGTCGTTTTTGAACTTCTCACGGATTTTCTGCATTTCCGGTTGAAGTTTTTGCATCGCCTTCATCGAGCCGTAGCTCTTCTGGGTAAGGGGCCAGAAAAGAAGTTTAATGATAACGGTGAGCGCGATGATGGCGATCCCGTAGTTGCCGACAAAAGAGTAAAAGAATTTCAGTACGTGAAGCAGGGGAGTGGCAATGATGGAGAAAAACCCGAAATCAATCGCCTTGGCCAACTGATGGTCAAGCCCCTTGAGGACATCGAGATCCCGGGGCCCGAAATAAAGCAGATAGGAGAAGGTTCGCCCGGTGCCGGGGTCAAGAATCATATATGGGGTCTGAAGTTGGTTTTCGATCCCCGAGCTGGTCTTCGAGACCGATACCTTCTCCAGCGTCCCGGCGAGAGGGACCCCGACGTTCATGAAGTATTTATTTTCAAAGCCGGTCCAGACTGTATCGGCCCCAAAGGACTGGGGCTTCTCGGCAAGATCTTTGATCTTGGCCGTTTCAACCTTGTCACCAACAAGTGAGACCGGGCCAACATAGTCGTATTGCCCACCAGCTTGTTCCGGATCCCAGGGGTGAAAAAGTGTCAGCACCAGATCACCCCGAAGAGGATTGGAGCCGCCATTGGTAACCTTGACATCGAGGTCGATGCCGTAACTGTTCCCATGGAAGACAAAGATCTTTTCGAGGATCGCCCCTGAAGGGGTCTGGCCGATAAAGTGAAGGGTAGCTTTACCCTCAGCATCGAGATGGAGGGAAGGGGGGCTGTCGCTGTGAAAGTTCATCCCGGGTGGAAGGGACAAGGCCTCCCTCCCGCCGATCAGCAGGGTCCCATTCCCGGGCCCCGGAACAACCAGCGCGACATTGGCTGATTTGGGATCCGTAGTCTCTTGAAACCCCTTGAGGGTATATTCAATCAACTCACCGCCACGACTCGAAAAAACAGCCCGATAAAGGGGGCTTTCAACGGTGAAATTCCGGACAGCATCATGGCTGTCGGGAACGATTGGGAGTGGCTGAGGGGGAATGGGTGCCGGTTCGGCAGAGGATGAAGGTGGAGCACTCTCCGTCGATACCGATTTCACCCCGGAAGTGGTACTGGACTCCGGTTGGGGGGGCTGCTGGGGAAAAAGAACGGAAAAACCGACCCAGACGACCAACATCAGGACGACGGCAATTATCGTGTTTTTATTTTCCATGGGAAGCAATCTCCGGAAAGGACGGTAAAACCCAATCAGGGAACAGGGTCGTAACCTCCGGGATG is a window encoding:
- the mnmG gene encoding tRNA uridine-5-carboxymethylaminomethyl(34) synthesis enzyme MnmG translates to MRLVSTLGQDYQVIVVGAGHAGCEAALAAARMGCRTLLLNLGLDAVAQMSCNPAIGGLAKGHLVREIDALGGEMARVIDATGIQFRTLNTRKGPAVRASRAQADRHRYAAQMKRVVESQEGLDLKQGAVVRLLVEAGRVVGVETRDGVVFAGRTVVLTTGTFMRGLIHVGLNHYPGGRAGEPPSEGLSDDLRVLGLTVGRLKTGTPARLDRHTIDFARLEAQPGDSPPRPFSVDTERIQLPQVPCHVTWTSAQTHDLIRAGLDRSPLYSGVIEGVGPRYCPSIEDKVVRFPEKERHQIFLEPEGLDCAEVYPNGVSTSLPVDIQQAFLRSIPGLEQVEIMRPGYAIEYDFVDPGQLQPTLETKAIENLYHAGQINGTSGYEEAAAQGLLAGINAALRARGEAPLVIGRDEGYLGVMVDDLVTLGTREPYRMFTSRAEYRLLLREDNADQRLTPIGRRIGLIGDRRWQRFVARQDALAAGRVRLSSQRLTPGDQAAAARLAVEGLHNALTLEELLRRPHIHIEDLLFLDDELAGLDPGLLEALEIGVKYAGYIRRQVDQVERFRRTEDVQIPAGFAYRGVPGLSTEIQEKLEAVRPLSLGQAARIQGVTPAAIAILSVLLRRG
- the mnmE gene encoding tRNA uridine-5-carboxymethylaminomethyl(34) synthesis GTPase MnmE, whose product is MLKRGGDTIVGPATPPGEGGVAIIRLSGSDAETLLRRFFVPSGNNCPFSSHHLYHGHIFDLDGEPVDEVLAVLMRAPRTFTREDVAEIHCHGGPILVGRILDLLVDGGARLAQPGEFTFRAFLNGRLDLTRAEAVIDLIKAQSAAAGTLALRQLDGELSRQLFKFRQILLGLLAETETLIDFPEEDIPLPSLQRLEEGATSVAREMGEMLKGFAAGRALKEGLSLLILGPPNVGKSSLLNALLGESRAIVTDIPGTTRDTIEEPLVIGGFPLRVIDTAGIRESEDPVEVEGVRRTLAKIRGADLVLVVVDGSQPRGGDDLKSLEACSGKPVLLVVNKADLGTLPLAPPWRELPAVVVSSHTGAGLDELGSRIVGIVGGPRGIDVEGGVLLSDRRHREALVRCQRGLEAFLEGVSHSHDPELLALELREALSALGEITGETTPEEVLAVIFSRFCVGK
- the yidC gene encoding membrane protein insertase YidC — translated: MENKNTIIAVVLMLVVWVGFSVLFPQQPPQPESSTTSGVKSVSTESAPPSSSAEPAPIPPQPLPIVPDSHDAVRNFTVESPLYRAVFSSRGGELIEYTLKGFQETTDPKSANVALVVPGPGNGTLLIGGREALSLPPGMNFHSDSPPSLHLDAEGKATLHFIGQTPSGAILEKIFVFHGNSYGIDLDVKVTNGGSNPLRGDLVLTLFHPWDPEQAGGQYDYVGPVSLVGDKVETAKIKDLAEKPQSFGADTVWTGFENKYFMNVGVPLAGTLEKVSVSKTSSGIENQLQTPYMILDPGTGRTFSYLLYFGPRDLDVLKGLDHQLAKAIDFGFFSIIATPLLHVLKFFYSFVGNYGIAIIALTVIIKLLFWPLTQKSYGSMKAMQKLQPEMQKIREKFKNDKERLNREMMELYKTHRVNPLGGCLPMLVQIPVFFALYKVLLSSIELRHAEFGFWLTDLSAKDPYYITPLIMGVTMFVQQKMSPSTMDPTQAKIFMLMPVVFTFLFLNFPSGLVIYWLVNNLLTILQQYFINRKPAA